Sequence from the Grus americana isolate bGruAme1 chromosome 11, bGruAme1.mat, whole genome shotgun sequence genome:
GGCGGCCTCGGGGCCGGGCGGGCCTCGGCGCGGACAGCGGCCGGGGGGGCTCCGCGGGGAAAAGCCGCGGCCGGGTAACGGGGTCTGCTCCGAGGCCGCGGCGTGGGCGGCCCCTGGCTGGCTGCGCGCTCCCAGCCGCGGAGCGGCACCGCGTGTGGGCTGGGGAGCGCCGCGGCCTGGCCCGGCCGCGCTCACGGTGCCGGCGCCCACAGGGCGATCGCGGGGCGGTGCAGGAGCGGGCCCAGGGCCGGGAGCGCGGACCGCGCTGCGCCTTTCCGTTCGGGCAGAGCCGCACCGGAGAGCGGAGCTAAACCCGACGCTTTCAGCGCTGGTGCTGCGGGGGGCCGCGCCGCCCGGTGGGGTCCTGGCCGGGGGCGGTTCCGCCTGAGCCTGCAGGTTTGTCTTGGGTGGGTCTGGTCACCTGCGGTCTCTGGGAACAGACCTCGAGTGCTGTCCGTCCTTCCGTCCGCGCTGGGGAAGCCTGGCTtttcggagctgggagggcTCTTGAGCAGTTCGGGTAGGAGAACAGAGAGTGGGGAACGTAATGTTGCAAAAGTGGTCTGAGCAACGCGTGACCTCCCAGGATCGCATCTGGAGAGCTCCCAGTGCTCTTCCAGCTTCGGAGACGGGagggagagacactgcagatgAATACCCATTCCCTCGCTGGCCTCTGGAGTGGGCAGTGAGTGGAAGATAGTCTGCTACACGTGTTGTAGGTGGAATAACGTTTTGCCCTTGTGTTAGGTTTCCATTCTCATCCTGGTTCTGTTTGCCTTAGGCACCATGCCTGCCCTCAGACCTCTCGTGAAACCTAAGATCGTCAAGAAGAGGACCAAGAAGTTTATCCGCCATCAGTCTGATCGCTATGTCAAGATCAAGGTAAAAAATTGCTGGAAGTTCATTAGAAAATGAATTCTGGGGCAGTCGGACATGGTGGCCTTGAGGGCTGATGCTGAATTCAGGCCCAAAGGATCAGTATTGAAGCAGTGGGCCGTGCTGCAACAGCCTGGCACGGCGGGTTATGTTGGAGATTGGTTTTGGCTTGAGGCGGGTGTTTTCAGACTGATCTCGTTTCAtaactattaaatattttctgcatttcttcagcGCAACTGGCGTAAACCGAGAGGTATTGATAACAGAGTTCGCAGGCGGTTCAAGGGCCAGATCCTGATGCCCAACATCGGCTATGGCAGCAATAAGAAGACAAAGCACATGCTGCCCACGGGCTTCAGGAAGTTCCTGGTCCACAATGTCAAAGAGCTGGAGGTGCTCATGATGAGCAACAAGTAAGTCTGCAGGGCCTGCGTGCTTCCTCTGGCGCCAGCAGCTCTGCCGCCTGCGCCGGGGCTGCGTGCTGCCGGTGCCTCGCGGCGCTGGGTCGGCAGGCGAAAAGGCAGTGCGGTCGTGGTGAGACATAGGCAGGAGACCAGGGAAGTTCTTGCTTTTAAGAGCACGAGAGTTGTCTCTGTTTCCTTAGTGTTGCTGGTGGGAGGACACAGAGGGTGTCCTGGGGCTGGCAGAAATATGACATTGTGGTGGTGGTAATTGGTGCTGCACCTATGTTGCCGACAGAAGCGATCAGAACTGCGGCTTCCTATCTGTTCAGACACACACCTAAACCTTCTTGTagattttctctttcaaagcaaAGTAGTAAGAGTCATAATTGACACCATTAAAAACTACCTCTCACTGACCTCATCTGTGTGAAGAGAAGCAAAGGGTTGAGTTGTTGTGGGGCGAGCTCCTGCGTCAAGCCAGAGGGTCACGCGTGGCCGAGGGATGGGAGCCGTGTGGTTCCGCTGCGTGGGGACAGCTCGGGAGCGCTGTGCCTTGGCTGCCGCCAGCCTGACGCGCTGTCTGTTTCCGACAGGTCATACTGCGCAGAGATCGCTCACAATGTGTCTTCCAAGAACCGGAAGATAATTGTGGAGAGAGCCGCTCAGCTCGCCATCAAGATCACCAATCCCAACGCCAGACTGCGCAGCGAGGAGAATGAATAAACCGGCTCCTGCAGCCACGATGTATTTAATAAAGTGTAAAACCAAACGCGGGTGGGTGTTTTGAATGGCTGAAGGGGGAGATGTTGGGTTGGGGCCTGTGGGCAGGTAGGGCAGCCACCTGCTGCCAGGGTCAGTGCGTGGCGTGGCTGGTGATATCACTGTGATAGCTATGGATTCAGGAGCACATGTGGCTTCACAcgtatatttttatttttacaccaCTCAAACAGCGTGGATGTTCTTTCACACAgcactataaatatttttcacatcaaCCACTCTGTCAAAAAAGGACAAATGAAAGCTTGTTACAGCTCCATGGCTACAAGGAGTGTGGCATGGTGGGCTCCTCTCATTTGCTGTTACAGCCTCTGTTGCttaaggcttttttccccctacacaAAGCAGGATTTGAACGCTGCAGCTGCTACAGAGTGCATGTTCAAATGACAGCAGGGTTAGTGCAGGCTGCTTGTGTGCTTGCACCTACTGCTGCAGCACTAAATCCTGAACGCCAGCTTTCCCCCAAGTGCTGGCTGCTGTTCGGTGACCAGAGCTCAGCGCAGGTGAAGGCGAGGCCAGCGCCgacagcagagaaaagctcAGTGTAAGATTTGTTACTGCGACGCAATCCAGTAGCCATCCCTCTTGGAAGATGGCTGGTTGAGGTATTTGGCAGTCAAAACTGTAAGTCAAGCAAGTTAGCTTCCTGTCGCTCAACCACCACAGAAACACAACTGTCAGTGCCGGTTCTGTGACTCGAGCTGGCGGCAGAAGGCCTGGGCTTCAGGTAACGAACTGCCAAAGgcagtgcctgcagcctggctgaTACATGTTCTTTTTGCAACAGGGCCTACGGTTACAATGCTTGTCACTACCAAAAGCTGTGACTTCTAGTTTTCAGCGATGTTATTTAGTGAAACCATATAAATACATTCTTCAGGCAATTTGGGGTAGAAAGTGCATGTGCAgcgattaaaaaaaatattttaaactatttttgtttgtactgcagtaaggaaatatttcaggaagtatttccatttttcatggAACCACGGTCAATTTAGATTGCTTTGTATGCCCCTTAAAAacttgctgggaaaaaaaaaaatcagaatactATACTCACCTTCCAACCCCTCCCCTGTGCAAGGATGCATTTCCCTTATCCCCTGTATCTTGTTACGATTCAGCGAGGTGTCTGATCAAGCGCAGCTGGAACCATCCAGTTTCTGCTGTTGGCATCCAGGGACTTGCAAGCGGCTGTCGCAGCAGAGACCAGCGCGATGACGTTCTGCCTCAGCCCGTCCGTGGCGTCTCCGATCGGCTCATGCATCACGAGGACAGGAAGGTGGCAGAGTAAAGGGCAGCTCTTAGCTCATGTCCATCGCCTCTGTGGTGGGTAGGGAAGCAGAATCTTTCTGAATGCTCTCAAAAAGTGACGCCATTTCAGGATTGGATCTGATCTGAGATGAAAACTCTGCCATCGCCGGACTTTTCTCTACTTCGGGGATGGTCAGGAGAGCAGCTACGGCTCTCATGGCAGATCGCTTCAGTTCATCCTGCTTCTCAAACTCCTGTTTCACGGAGCCAGCTTTTACCTACAAACCCAGAGCACCATTTCAGTTGGCATTTAGAAAAGATGGCAGAGGCACAAAGAATCAGAGACTGAGACAAGCAGATTATGTTCTGTCCGGAGGAACGCggggagcaggctgctcagcagcagcgaCAGCACCGGTGGCTTCGTGGCAGAACCCAGCCCCGCGTGTCGCACGCTGCCTGATCTTACCTTCGTGGAGCAAGTCGCCCGGAGTGGCTCAATGAGTCGCTCAAGCCGCTGCAGCACGGCATTGGGACAGAGTGTGGAGAGCCGAGCCAGCATTATGAAAGTCAGCATCTAGGCCAAGGAGGAGAGACAAAATGCGTTGCTTCACAGCACCCTCCACTCCCCCAGGCCCAGCGTGCCTTTTCTCCCCACGCTGTCCTGCTGTACCCACACGTGGCGAGTTCGTGTGTGCTTGCGCGAGGGGTTTTACTAAGAgctttttgtattaaaaacacATGCGCTGGCAGCGCGGCTGGGCTGTGCGCTGCCCCGCTTTGGGTGTCTGAAGGGCTGACAGCCTTTGAGAGAAACAGCAACAGTCAGCACACAACGCCCCGCTGCTGTACCCACGCCTAGGTGGAGGTAAATCAACTAACAGTATGAAAAGGATGTAGCGCTTCCTATTGAGCTATGAGGCCATCAACAATGACaatgctctatttttttaatacagtgtcACTGGCCTCACTGAGCAAGTGACAATCCTAAGTTTAGAGGTGGAGGGAACTTACCTTAGACTTTGGTAAATTTCCTACAAAACCAGCTACACCAGGGGCGCGTTTCCGAGGCCACCACAGTCAAACCAGAGCTAGCCACTATCGGATGAAAGGCTGCAGCAGTTGCAGAGACGACGAAATGGCACGGCAGGGGCACTCTGTGCTGCGGTGACACGCCGGCTCGATTCAAGCCCAGGCCCCCGGAGAACGAATAACCTCAGTGAGGTCACCACCCACCAGCAGTTAAGGCACAGCACCTACCCGAATGTCGTAGTGATCCTTCAGTCCATCCTCCACGTGGTTCAGGTACTCGTAGATATCCAGTCGGTcaaggcagctttccagcagtGTATACATGCATTCAAAAGCAGCTTTCCTCACGTCAAGGCCATCATCCACCGTGTGCTTGAATGGCCCCATTTCTaccttaaacaagaaaaaaaccacagctgtCACCTAAGGGCAGACAGGGTGACAGCTTCACCACAGCCTCACGCGCAGTCACGGCTGAACTGCACCCGGGCCGAGCGAATGACATACCTCCCGGATGAGTTCCCTTCTGACCTTCGTTTCGTTATACAGGCCGGGGAGAACTGTGTTTAGTAAATCTCGGATTAAAGAAGGTTTGTTGTGAGCAGCAGAATTAAACATGGCTAAAGCCACACGTCGAACGTTCAGGTCTGGATCCTGAAGCGTTTTTAAGAAGTCACCTGTGGGATAAGAACACACCAGTCAGTCCTGCTGCactgttttaaaagtattttaaaagcatatccCAGTGTATTTCAAAGAGCCTGGTTATGAAAGCACCTATAGCAAAATAACTCTAGCGCCGCAGCCTCACAGACATTAGAGATGCTTCCCCTCCCTTCATTTGGGGTATAGTAAATGGGAGAAACATGACTTTCTGCATTTGGGTGTAAAAACAAACGGCATGATTCTAGCTACCTCACCCTAAAGTCAAATCAGAAGCTTCAGTATTCAAGGaagttggtttttggttttttcttgcTCAGACCTCGTCTGCTCAGACTCCTCCGAAACAGAAGGCCCAGTTTTACACAACAGATCTGAGATGTAGGCTCCCTAGACATAAGACCCTTTTAATGTAGGTTCTATTTTACAAGATCCTTGTCATGAGATGCCTGAATCATAAGTTTAAACACAGATGGAACTTATGCTCCCTAAAAAACTCTGTCACCAATGGAACATGCCCCAGAGCAAGGTATCAGAGCATTTAATGAGGACTCGCATGAGACTGTTGCTCTATAACcccaaaagcagagaaacacaggTAAAAAACTAACTGGATTAGATGGGGTTCACATAGGTGTGAAAAATCCCCAAGCTGCTAACGCAGCCTAACACATCTCACGTTCCCAGCTCCCCTGCTATCTGCACTAGCCTACCTATGCAGCCTTTCAGAAGAGCATCAATAGGCTGAGGCTGGTCTGCAATTGTGAATTTGACCGCAGTTACCACCGTGCTCCGGGCATGTGGAGAGCCTGCGatgaagatggaaagaaaaaaacagcgGAAGATCAAGAGACAAAATCATTGCTGTCATTTTGAAGTGTGTATTCTACTCCTGGTCACATTACACATTACATTCAAGAGATAAAAGGACAGAGGATTTGTCTTAACAACCTCGTCGTTAAATCCTGCCCCAGCACAACCTCCACACGCTGTCCCTGTTCCTAACACCCTCCTGCCCTCCGTGCAAGCCAGTGCTCCTCGGATCCCCCCTTGCAGAGATCCCTCATTTCTTCTTGCCTCTGCAGACTGGCTTTGCTCCCTGTTGTACCCACCAGCAGTTCACATGAGGACTTTCCAGCAAAAGGCATTTCCCCCCCCTCACCACTGCCCTTCCCAGTACCTGATGACAGCTGTTTTTTCAAGAGGGGCAGCAGCTCGGAAGGATTCACCAACGTCAGCTTCCCCAAGCACTCGGCCACCACATTACGCGTCCCTTCCTCTGTGCACTCACAGTGCTTGAAAAGCAGAGCCCAAATATCCTCCACGTAAGGTTTGAGGCCATCTGCTGGGGAGGAGCTGATGACTTCCTTTAGAGAGTGCAGCAGGAGGTACTGTCTCTTGGGCTGGCTTCCGATCTCTTTCAGCATGAAGGGAAGATACTCTTTCAGATTCCCAACACTGATGTTCCCCAGTGCGTAGGAAGCAGCGGATTTCACCTCCTCGCTGGGGGAAGAGAATGCTTCCAGGATGACGGTTTTGAGCTCCCTCTGAGCACTGAGGTTCGTGGTGCGCCCCATCTCTGCCAGTGAAAGGAAAGCTAGCACTTTAACAGCAGAGCTGGACTTGGGGTTTTTCACCTCCTGGATAAACTGGTTCACTGTTGTAGGGGCTTCCTTCGGGCAGGCTGAGGAAAGGGCTGCCACGCACTTTGCGGCAGAGCAATACGCCTGTTTGTGTAATGTCACTGATGCCCCGGCTGAGCCCGAGGAGTAGATAGGTGCAGTCAGCTGCTTCATCAGCTCCGAGTAACCCATGGTGGCCGTCTTCGTCAGAACCAGAGCCTGGAAGAAGTCTATGATGGCGTTCAGCGCCCCTCCCTGAAGCAAAGGCGAGTGGACAAGCTGAAAGATTTCCGCAAGAACTGAACCGCTGATCTTAGAGATGCACGATGGATAAACCTTAGCCAAAGTGGTAAGGAACATGATAGCCACCTGGGAAACATGCATGTCATTCTCGGTAATTAAGGCAGGGAGCTCCGTTAGAACAGACTCTATCATGGCGGGCTTGAGGCTGTCACTGTAGTTCTTCACCAGGATGTCCAGAGCAGTCAGAGTGCTCAGTTTCAAGGCACGTTGATTCTTTCTCAAGAAGGAAGCTAGAATGGGGAAACCTTCCCCTAGAATGGGTCTCAAATCTATTTTAAGTGGAGAACTAGCAATTGAGGTTAAGGCTTTGACTGTTGTCAATCTGGTGATTTCATTTTTGAGCCTCTCCAGAAATATCTTCAAGGTTGGCTGGAGATCAGTGCTTAAGTGGTCTCCCAGATTGTAAATAATTTGTCCCATGCAGGAGATAGCACGCTCTTTCACTTCCTGGTCGATGTCAGCTGCCTTCAGTCGCTTCAGAGTACCAAGGAAAAGGTCCTTCACATAGGGCTTGGCGTCAAAAGTGCAAGATTTGTCCAAAGGCCTGATGACTTTCACAAGTTGCTGAGTAACCAGCAGAGCTTCTGAAGTGATCTTATAAAAAGGGTCTCCAATACAGGTCACCACAGGAGGCAGCAGGCTTTTGATATGAGGATGAAATACCTCCGGCTGATGGTTGCAAAGAAGAACATGAAGGAAAGACAGCGCATCAATCCTCATGTTGGAGGAGCTGGATTTATCGGCCAAG
This genomic interval carries:
- the LOC129211169 gene encoding cullin-associated NEDD8-dissociated protein 1-like isoform X5 — encoded protein: MASVSYHISSLLEKMTSTDKDFSLGPLVGKVKEYQVETIVDTLCTNMLSDKEQLRDISSIGLKTVISELPPASTGSTMTANVCKKITAQLTGAIGKQEDVSVQLEALDILSDMLSRLGGTLYSFHSSILNCLLPQLTSPRLAVRKRAIIALGHLVLTCSGNIFSELTEHLLAELKKNESTSTTRTYIQCVAGISRQAGHRIGEHLEKIIPLIVQYCNVEDDELREYCFQAFESFVRRCPKEIDPHIPGVMGLCLKYITFDPNYNYDNEEEEEEEMMETENGEDEEQESDDEYSDDDDISWKVRRSAAKCLEAIVSSRHDLLQDFYKTLSPVLISRFKEREENVKADIFSAYISLLKQTLPIQSWLHASDAAGKDDVPLTMLRNQVPNIVKALHKQLKEKSIKSRQGCFSLLTELANVLPGCLADHIPALVPGSQSIPLLKGSEYYGPAFAFSVTIVNIKSPVIVPGPDPRTSYKPIGIVFSLADKSSSSNMRIDALSFLHVLLCNHQPEVFHPHIKSLLPPVVTCIGDPFYKITSEALLVTQQLVKVIRPLDKSCTFDAKPYVKDLFLGTLKRLKAADIDQEVKERAISCMGQIIYNLGDHLSTDLQPTLKIFLERLKNEITRLTTVKALTSIASSPLKIDLRPILGEGFPILASFLRKNQRALKLSTLTALDILVKNYSDSLKPAMIESVLTELPALITENDMHVSQVAIMFLTTLAKVYPSCISKISGSVLAEIFQLVHSPLLQGGALNAIIDFFQALVLTKTATMGYSELMKQLTAPIYSSGSAGASVTLHKQAYCSAAKCVAALSSACPKEAPTTVNQFIQEVKNPKSSSAVKVLAFLSLAEMGRTTNLSAQRELKTVILEAFSSPSEEVKSAASYALGNISVGNLKEYLPFMLKEIGSQPKRQYLLLHSLKEVISSSPADGLKPYVEDIWALLFKHCECTEEGTRNVVAECLGKLTLVNPSELLPLLKKQLSSGSPHARSTVVTAVKFTIADQPQPIDALLKGCIGDFLKTLQDPDLNVRRVALAMFNSAAHNKPSLIRDLLNTVLPGLYNETKVRRELIREVEMGPFKHTVDDGLDVRKAAFECMYTLLESCLDRLDIYEYLNHVEDGLKDHYDIRMLTFIMLARLSTLCPNAVLQRLERLIEPLRATCSTKVKAGSVKQEFEKQDELKRSAMRAVAALLTIPEVEKSPAMAEFSSQIRSNPEMASLFESIQKDSASLPTTEAMDMS
- the LOC129211169 gene encoding cullin-associated NEDD8-dissociated protein 1-like isoform X1, with protein sequence MASVSYHISSLLEKMTSTDKDFRFMATNDLMMELQKDSIKLDEDSEKKVVKMLLKLLEDKNGEVQNLAVKCLGPLVGKVKEYQVETIVDTLCTNMLSDKEQLRDISSIGLKTVISELPPASTGSTMTANVCKKITAQLTGAIGKQEDVSVQLEALDILSDMLSRLGGTLYSFHSSILNCLLPQLTSPRLAVRKRAIIALGHLVLTCSGNIFSELTEHLLAELKKNESTSTTRTYIQCVAGISRQAGHRIGEHLEKIIPLIVQYCNVEDDELREYCFQAFESFVRRCPKEIDPHIPGVMGLCLKYITFDPNYNYDNEEEEEEEMMETENGEDEEQESDDEYSDDDDISWKVRRSAAKCLEAIVSSRHDLLQDFYKTLSPVLISRFKEREENVKADIFSAYISLLKQTLPIQSWLHASDAAGKDDVPLTMLRNQVPNIVKALHKQLKEKSIKSRQGCFSLLTELANVLPGCLADHIPALVPGSQSIPLLKGSEYYGPAFAFSVTIVNIKSPVIVPGPDPRTSYKPIGIVFSLADKSSSSNMRIDALSFLHVLLCNHQPEVFHPHIKSLLPPVVTCIGDPFYKITSEALLVTQQLVKVIRPLDKSCTFDAKPYVKDLFLGTLKRLKAADIDQEVKERAISCMGQIIYNLGDHLSTDLQPTLKIFLERLKNEITRLTTVKALTSIASSPLKIDLRPILGEGFPILASFLRKNQRALKLSTLTALDILVKNYSDSLKPAMIESVLTELPALITENDMHVSQVAIMFLTTLAKVYPSCISKISGSVLAEIFQLVHSPLLQGGALNAIIDFFQALVLTKTATMGYSELMKQLTAPIYSSGSAGASVTLHKQAYCSAAKCVAALSSACPKEAPTTVNQFIQEVKNPKSSSAVKVLAFLSLAEMGRTTNLSAQRELKTVILEAFSSPSEEVKSAASYALGNISVGNLKEYLPFMLKEIGSQPKRQYLLLHSLKEVISSSPADGLKPYVEDIWALLFKHCECTEEGTRNVVAECLGKLTLVNPSELLPLLKKQLSSGSPHARSTVVTAVKFTIADQPQPIDALLKGCIGDFLKTLQDPDLNVRRVALAMFNSAAHNKPSLIRDLLNTVLPGLYNETKVRRELIREVEMGPFKHTVDDGLDVRKAAFECMYTLLESCLDRLDIYEYLNHVEDGLKDHYDIRMLTFIMLARLSTLCPNAVLQRLERLIEPLRATCSTKVKAGSVKQEFEKQDELKRSAMRAVAALLTIPEVEKSPAMAEFSSQIRSNPEMASLFESIQKDSASLPTTEAMDMS
- the LOC129211169 gene encoding cullin-associated NEDD8-dissociated protein 1-like isoform X4; amino-acid sequence: MASVSYHISSLLEKMTSTDKDFRFMATNDLMMELQKDSIKLDEDSEKKVVKMLLKLLEDKNGEVQNLAVKCLGPLVGKVKEYQVETIVDTLCTNMLSDKEQLRDISSIGLKTVISELPPASTGSTMTANVCKKITAQLTGAIGKQEDVSVQLEALDILSDMLSRLGGTLYSFHSSILNCLLPQLTSPRLAVRKRAIIALGHLVLTCSGNIFSELTEHLLAELKKNESTSTTRTYIQCVAGISRQAGHRIGEHLEKIIPLIVQYCNVEDDELREYCFQAFESFVRRCPKEIDPHIPGVMGLCLKYITFDPNYNYDNEEEEEEEMMETENGEDEEQESDDEYSDDDDISWKVRRSAAKCLEAIVSSRHDLLQDFYKTLSPVLISRFKEREENVKADIFSAYISLLKQTLPIQSWLHASDAAGKDDVPLTMLRNQVPNIVKALHKQLKEKSIKSRQGCFSLLTELANVLPGCLADHIPALVPGIVFSLADKSSSSNMRIDALSFLHVLLCNHQPEVFHPHIKSLLPPVVTCIGDPFYKITSEALLVTQQLVKVIRPLDKSCTFDAKPYVKDLFLGTLKRLKAADIDQEVKERAISCMGQIIYNLGDHLSTDLQPTLKIFLERLKNEITRLTTVKALTSIASSPLKIDLRPILGEGFPILASFLRKNQRALKLSTLTALDILVKNYSDSLKPAMIESVLTELPALITENDMHVSQVAIMFLTTLAKVYPSCISKISGSVLAEIFQLVHSPLLQGGALNAIIDFFQALVLTKTATMGYSELMKQLTAPIYSSGSAGASVTLHKQAYCSAAKCVAALSSACPKEAPTTVNQFIQEVKNPKSSSAVKVLAFLSLAEMGRTTNLSAQRELKTVILEAFSSPSEEVKSAASYALGNISVGNLKEYLPFMLKEIGSQPKRQYLLLHSLKEVISSSPADGLKPYVEDIWALLFKHCECTEEGTRNVVAECLGKLTLVNPSELLPLLKKQLSSGSPHARSTVVTAVKFTIADQPQPIDALLKGCIGDFLKTLQDPDLNVRRVALAMFNSAAHNKPSLIRDLLNTVLPGLYNETKVRRELIREVEMGPFKHTVDDGLDVRKAAFECMYTLLESCLDRLDIYEYLNHVEDGLKDHYDIRMLTFIMLARLSTLCPNAVLQRLERLIEPLRATCSTKVKAGSVKQEFEKQDELKRSAMRAVAALLTIPEVEKSPAMAEFSSQIRSNPEMASLFESIQKDSASLPTTEAMDMS
- the LOC129211169 gene encoding cullin-associated NEDD8-dissociated protein 1-like isoform X2 — protein: MATNDLMMELQKDSIKLDEDSEKKVVKMLLKLLEDKNGEVQNLAVKCLGPLVGKVKEYQVETIVDTLCTNMLSDKEQLRDISSIGLKTVISELPPASTGSTMTANVCKKITAQLTGAIGKQEDVSVQLEALDILSDMLSRLGGTLYSFHSSILNCLLPQLTSPRLAVRKRAIIALGHLVLTCSGNIFSELTEHLLAELKKNESTSTTRTYIQCVAGISRQAGHRIGEHLEKIIPLIVQYCNVEDDELREYCFQAFESFVRRCPKEIDPHIPGVMGLCLKYITFDPNYNYDNEEEEEEEMMETENGEDEEQESDDEYSDDDDISWKVRRSAAKCLEAIVSSRHDLLQDFYKTLSPVLISRFKEREENVKADIFSAYISLLKQTLPIQSWLHASDAAGKDDVPLTMLRNQVPNIVKALHKQLKEKSIKSRQGCFSLLTELANVLPGCLADHIPALVPGSQSIPLLKGSEYYGPAFAFSVTIVNIKSPVIVPGPDPRTSYKPIGIVFSLADKSSSSNMRIDALSFLHVLLCNHQPEVFHPHIKSLLPPVVTCIGDPFYKITSEALLVTQQLVKVIRPLDKSCTFDAKPYVKDLFLGTLKRLKAADIDQEVKERAISCMGQIIYNLGDHLSTDLQPTLKIFLERLKNEITRLTTVKALTSIASSPLKIDLRPILGEGFPILASFLRKNQRALKLSTLTALDILVKNYSDSLKPAMIESVLTELPALITENDMHVSQVAIMFLTTLAKVYPSCISKISGSVLAEIFQLVHSPLLQGGALNAIIDFFQALVLTKTATMGYSELMKQLTAPIYSSGSAGASVTLHKQAYCSAAKCVAALSSACPKEAPTTVNQFIQEVKNPKSSSAVKVLAFLSLAEMGRTTNLSAQRELKTVILEAFSSPSEEVKSAASYALGNISVGNLKEYLPFMLKEIGSQPKRQYLLLHSLKEVISSSPADGLKPYVEDIWALLFKHCECTEEGTRNVVAECLGKLTLVNPSELLPLLKKQLSSGSPHARSTVVTAVKFTIADQPQPIDALLKGCIGDFLKTLQDPDLNVRRVALAMFNSAAHNKPSLIRDLLNTVLPGLYNETKVRRELIREVEMGPFKHTVDDGLDVRKAAFECMYTLLESCLDRLDIYEYLNHVEDGLKDHYDIRMLTFIMLARLSTLCPNAVLQRLERLIEPLRATCSTKVKAGSVKQEFEKQDELKRSAMRAVAALLTIPEVEKSPAMAEFSSQIRSNPEMASLFESIQKDSASLPTTEAMDMS
- the LOC129211169 gene encoding cullin-associated NEDD8-dissociated protein 1-like isoform X3 → MASVSYHISSLLEKMTSTDKDFRFMATNDLMMELQKDSIKLDEDSEKKVVKMLLKLLEDKNGEVQNLAVKCLGPLVGKVKEYQVETIVDTLCTNMLSDKEQLRDISSIGLKTVISELPPASTGSTMTANVCKKITAQLTGAIGKQEDVSVQLEALDILSDMLSRLGGTLYSFHSSILNCLLPQLTSPRLAVRKRAIIALGHLVLTCSGNIFSELTEHLLAELKKNESTSTTRTYIQCVAGISRQAGHRIGEHLEKIIPLIVQYCNVEDDELREYCFQAFESFVRRCPKEIDPHIPGVMGLCLKYITFDPNYNYDNEEEEEEEMMETENGEDEEQESDDEYSDDDDISWKVRRSAAKCLEAIVSSRHDLLQDFYKTLSPVLISRFKEREENVKADIFSAYISLLKQTLPIQSWLHASDAAGKDDVPLTMLRNQVPNIVKALHKQLKEKSIKSRQGCFSLLTELANVLPGCLADHIPALVPGSQSIPLLKGSEYYGPAFAFSVTIVNIKSPVIVPGPDPRTSYKPIGIVFSLADKSSSSNMRIDALSFLHVLLCNHQPEVFHPHIKSLLPPVVTCIGDPFYKITSEALLVTQQLVKVIRPLDKSCTFDAKPYVKDLFLGTLKRLKAADIDQEVKERAISCMGQIIYNLGDHLSTDLQPTLKIFLERLKNEITRLTTVKALTSIASSPLKIDLRPILGEGFPILASFLRKNQRALKLSTLTALDILVKNYSDSLKPAMIESVLTELPALITENDMHVSQVAIMFLTTLAKVYPSCISKISGSVLAEIFQLVHSPLLQGGALNAIIDFFQALVLTKTATMGYSELMKQLTAPIYSSGSAGASVTLHKQAYCSAAKCVAALSSACPKEAPTTVNQFIQEVKNPKSSSAVKVLAFLSLAEMGRTTNLSAQRELKTVILEAFSSPSEEVKSAASYALGNISVGNLKEYLPFMLKEIGSQPKRQYLLLHSLKEVISSSPADGLKPYVEDIWALLFKHCECTEEGTRNVVAECLGKLTLVNPSELLPLLKKQLSSGDFLKTLQDPDLNVRRVALAMFNSAAHNKPSLIRDLLNTVLPGLYNETKVRRELIREVEMGPFKHTVDDGLDVRKAAFECMYTLLESCLDRLDIYEYLNHVEDGLKDHYDIRMLTFIMLARLSTLCPNAVLQRLERLIEPLRATCSTKVKAGSVKQEFEKQDELKRSAMRAVAALLTIPEVEKSPAMAEFSSQIRSNPEMASLFESIQKDSASLPTTEAMDMS